Below is a window of Deltaproteobacteria bacterium DNA.
GTTCATCTGCTGATTGCCAAAGGTGCTGAAATTAACGCAAAGGACTACTCTGGAGCTACGCCATTGTATTATGCCGCATACAATAATAAAAGAGAAATTGCTGATATATTGATTGAAAAGGGCGCCCATGTGAACGCGGAAACTGATGGAGGACATACGCCATTAGAAGCTGCAGTAACTCGAAATAACAAGGATGTCGTTATTCTGTTGATTGAAAAGGGGGCCAATGTAAACGTAAGTAATTTTGGAACATCGCCATTACATGAAGCAGTACGTCAGAATAACATGGCTATTGTTGAGTTGTTGCTTGCAAAAGGTGCATATGTAAATTTACAGGAACCCGGAGGAATGACGCCGTTGCATTATGCAGTTTCAAAATGCAGAGAAGATATTGCCAGATTGCTCATTGCAAAAGGTGCCGATGTTAAACTGAAAAATAAAAACAATAGAACCGCAATGGATTATATAACTGGATGTGGTCCCTCTTTTTTGAAATAAGATTCATCCGGGTTTTGCATACTTGCGAAAAAAGTCTTTCTTCCTGCTATACGTAACACTCCTTCCTGTAAGTCTTAGACATCCGATTTTTGCTTTCATAGTAGATTTCGAATGCAAATGATGATATTAAAAAATGCATCGGAATGATCATCCAAACTCAGCAGAGTTCCCCCCTTTTTCCATTATTGGCTTTGGTTGAAACTTTTAATCGGGATTAAAGTTCAATACCAGGAGAAGCGAGATGATGAGAAAGAAAAACCGTCCATCGACGAAAAACTCCCGGAAATCGGATGCATTCGCATTTATCGGATTACTGGTGATACTGGCGCTGCTCCTAACCGGCGCGGCAATGGCGGGCTCGCTTCCCCAGGTAAGGCCGAATCTTACCTCCCTTGAACTGTCGCGACCGCCGACGGACGAGGAACTGATGGCGGCGGGGCAGTTGGGCGGCCAGCTCTTCCCCACGGCGGACCTGGCCACGGAAGAGGGGGTTCCGGCCCGTTCGGCCAGGAGAGGCGCCTTGTCGCGCCGGGTGACTCAGGCCCTTAAGGATCATCATCACCGTATCAATCTATCCTTCGGCAAGGCGATCCAGGAGTGGAACAGTCACCACTACGTCAAGGCGGTGGAGATGCTCAAGAGCCATATCGCCGAATATCCCGACAGCCCCTGGGCTTCCGAGGCTCTCCTTCACCTC
It encodes the following:
- a CDS encoding ankyrin repeat domain-containing protein; translation: MKTTFGMSVWIICLTILIACSHGENRIGKMTLHYAVTQSNNDVVELLLIKGADVNAKDGEALQTPLHYAAFQDNKDIVHLLIAKGAEINAKDYSGATPLYYAAYNNKREIADILIEKGAHVNAETDGGHTPLEAAVTRNNKDVVILLIEKGANVNVSNFGTSPLHEAVRQNNMAIVELLLAKGAYVNLQEPGGMTPLHYAVSKCREDIARLLIAKGADVKLKNKNNRTAMDYITGCGPSFLK